The region GGAGTCGCTTGAGATTCAGAATAGACAGGCGGGTGTGATCCTTTCCCGTGAAGGAGCCGATCTCGAAGAGAGGATGGAGCTCTACGAGCGTCACGTTGCGCGCTTAGAAGAACTGATTCCCGCGCGGGAAGAGGTCGCGATGTTTTTCGATGACATCCAGAGCAGAGCTCGTCGACAGAACGTGGACGTTCTGGGTCTCAATCCTGAGCCCATAGAGAGGGCCGGCCCTTACGACAAGACTGGATACCACATGACGGTCGTAGGCGAATATCACGACGTCGCTCGGTTCCTGGTCGACATCGCAAGCCTCTCTCGCATCCTCACTCCTGTCCAGGTAGACCTTTCCCTGTTCGCAACCCCGCTCACGCGTCCGAATATGGAGAACCCGGTACAA is a window of Longimicrobiales bacterium DNA encoding:
- the pilO gene encoding type 4a pilus biogenesis protein PilO, with the protein product ESLEIQNRQAGVILSREGADLEERMELYERHVARLEELIPAREEVAMFFDDIQSRARRQNVDVLGLNPEPIERAGPYDKTGYHMTVVGEYHDVARFLVDIASLSRILTPVQVDLSLFATPLTRPNMENPVQATFRIETYLLPDQAALAPAELPGGSG